In a single window of the Arachis hypogaea cultivar Tifrunner chromosome 6, arahy.Tifrunner.gnm2.J5K5, whole genome shotgun sequence genome:
- the LOC112696967 gene encoding hydroxycinnamoyl-CoA:piscidic acid hydroxycinnamoyltransferase → MVSIQSSYTVIPSEPTPEVRLFSLCEQIKLRTHAPSFYAYNPTNFDKINIHNLRDALSKALSIYYPFAGRLCWTQGGRWEIHCNAKGALLIEASCKGKTLEDLRDFVPNGLVTQLIPNIDYSAPLEDTPILAVQLTRFSCGGVTIGVAMCRGALDGTGGMRFINTWAKLARGEPLDESDQYPCHDRTELNSRKMSTSSEFSDQNGHDHSEYGTPPPWLGSLGTEDAKVAVEVMKLTGEQVKKLKMKATSTNGNGEMAKPFSSFEAIAGHLWKSVSKARYEGNSAQPTRLTTLVNCRNRLMPPLPPVYAGNAAFPTTTPTCTFGDLIENPVGFAAAKVKGAIAKVDDKFVRSALEYIDNVKDMNLIRYNFHYPAKSVHKGPSKGNPNLFVVSWMNFSYEHADFGWGVPYYFGPVYMDAEGKAFCLNKPNGDGMVHVAISLDSAHMPAFKKIFYEDI, encoded by the coding sequence ATGGTGAGCATCCAATCTTCCTATACGGTGATCCCTTCAGAGCCCACACCAGAAGTGAGGCTCTTCTCCCTCTGCGAACAAATCAAGCTTCGCACCCACGCTCCTTCCTTCTACGCCTACAACCCCACTAACTTCGACAAAATCAACATCCACAACCTCAGAGATGCTCTCAGCAAGGCCCTCTCCATCTACTACCCTTTCGCGGGTAGACTCTGCTGGACGCAAGGTGGTAGATGGGAGATCCATTGCAACGCTAAAGGAGCCTTGCTAATTGAAGCTTCCTGCAAAGGGAAGACACTCGAGGATCTTCGAGACTTTGTTCCCAACGGTTTGGTCACTCAGCTCATTCCCAACATCGATTATTCTGCTCCGCTTGAAGACACACCGATCTTGGCGGTTCAGCTCACCAGATTCAGCTGCGGCGGCGTCACGATCGGCGTCGCCATGTGCCGCGGCGCACTCGACGGAACTGGCGGTATGAGGTTCATAAACACGTGGGCCAAGCTCGCCAGAGGGGAACCTCTGGATGAATCTGATCAGTATCCTTGCCATGACCGTACGGAGCTGAACTCTCGGAAGATGAGTACGAGTTCGGAGTTCAGTGACCAGAATGGTCATGACCATTCTGAGTATGGAACCCCACCTCCATGGCTAGGTTCATTAGGAACTGAAGACGCTAAAGTCGCCGTCGAAGTCATGAAGCTCACAGGGGAGCAAGTCAAGAAGCTCAAAATGAAAGCCACGTCTACCAACGGTAACGGTGAAATGGCGAAACCCTTCTCGAGTTTCGAGGCCATTGCGGGGCATTTATGGAAATCTGTTAGCAAAGCAAGATACGAAGGAAACAGTGCACAGCCAACCAGGCTAACGACTTTGGTTAACTGCAGGAACCGTCTAATGCCGCCGCTTCCCCCGGTGTACGCGGGGAACGCAGCTTTCCCTACGACAACGCCTACTTGTACCTTTGGCGATCTCATAGAGAACCCTGTGGGGTTCGCGGCTGCCAAAGTGAAGGGGGCGATCGCCAAGGTGGACGACAAGTTCGTCAGATCCGCTCTTGAATACATTGATAATGTAAAAGACATGAACTTGATAAGGTACAATTTTCACTACCCTGCCAAGAGTGTTCATAAGGGACCTTCTAAAGGGAATCCGAACTTGTTCGTAGTGAGTTGGATGAATTTCTCATATGAGCATGCTGATTTTGGTTGGGGTGTACCTTATTATTTTGGACCTGTGTATATGGATGCTGAGGGTAAAGCCTTTTGTCTCAACAAACCTAATGGTGATGGTATGGTACATGTGGCTATCTCTTTGGACTCGGCTCACATGCCTGCTTTCAAGAAAATCTTCTATGAGGACatataa